One genomic window of Syngnathus acus chromosome 11, fSynAcu1.2, whole genome shotgun sequence includes the following:
- the LOC119130363 gene encoding serine/arginine-rich splicing factor 10-like isoform X1, protein MARYMRPPNSSLFVRNISDESRPEDLRREFGRYGPIVDVYIPLDFYTRQPRGFAYIQFEDVRDAEDALHSLDRKWVCGRQIEIQFAQGDRKTPNQMKTKERHSPSRSSRYDDYDRDGRRRRSRSRSYDRRRSRSPSYERRRRRSESPRESRGRQHGRGGSRGREEDRHRQKPRKESRGRSPSRSASPTEPAAKPAAASHYAEEDARQERSPSRSPSRSQSRSVSRSRSRSRSWTGRKSGGR, encoded by the exons ATGGCTCGCTATATGCGCCCACCTAACTCGTCCTTATTCGTTAGAAACATCTCCGATGAGTCCAG GCCTGAGGATTTGCGGCGTGAGTTTGGCCGCTATGGGCCAATAGTAGATGTCTACATCCCACTTGACTTCTATACGCGTCAACCAAGAGGATTTGCATACATTCA GTTTGAGGACGTGCGTGATGCTGAGGACGCTCTCCATAGCCTGGACAGGAAATGGGTATGCGGCCGCCAGATCGAGATCCAGTTTGCGCAGGGTGACCGAAAGA CACCCAATCAGATGAAGACCAAGGAGCGGCACTCCCCGTCTCGCTCGTCCCGCTACGACGACTACGACCGCGACGGCCGGCGCAGACGCTCACGCAGCCGCAGCTACGACCGGCGCCGCTCGCGCAGCCCTTCCTACGAGCGCCGACGTAGGCGCTCGGAGAGCCCCCGAGA ATCTCGCGGGCGCCAGCACGGACGAGGAGGTAGCCGAGGTCGTGAAGAGGACAG GCACCGCCAGAAGCCCCGAAAAGAGTCGAGAGGACGGTCTCCTTCCAGATCAGCATCGCCGACCGAGCCCGCCGCCAAACCGGCGGCCGCCTCCCACTACGCCGAGGAAGACGCGCGGCAGGAACGCTCCCCGTCGCGTTCGCCATCCCGCTCGCAGTCCCGTTCGGTGTCCAGGTCTCGTTCACGCTCGCGTTCCTGGACGGGCCGCAAGTCAGGAGGACGCTAA
- the LOC119130363 gene encoding serine/arginine-rich splicing factor 10-like isoform X2, whose translation MLGGSKARRGKRCRRQSSAVAQSGLKKRVVKSQAGDPTQVESIKECKDQDKVKHSMFEDVRDAEDALHSLDRKWVCGRQIEIQFAQGDRKTPNQMKTKERHSPSRSSRYDDYDRDGRRRRSRSRSYDRRRSRSPSYERRRRRSESPRESRGRQHGRGGSRGREEDRHRQKPRKESRGRSPSRSASPTEPAAKPAAASHYAEEDARQERSPSRSPSRSQSRSVSRSRSRSRSWTGRKSGGR comes from the exons ATGTTGGGAGGAAGTAAAGCACGAAGAGGAAAAAGGTGTCGGAGGCAAAGCTCGGCAGTGGCCCAGAGCGGGCTAAAGAAAAGAGTCGTAAAGAGTCAAGCGGGAGACCCGACGCAAGTCGAATCGATTAAAGAGTGTAAAGATCAAGACAAAGTCAAGCACAG CATGTTTGAGGACGTGCGTGATGCTGAGGACGCTCTCCATAGCCTGGACAGGAAATGGGTATGCGGCCGCCAGATCGAGATCCAGTTTGCGCAGGGTGACCGAAAGA CACCCAATCAGATGAAGACCAAGGAGCGGCACTCCCCGTCTCGCTCGTCCCGCTACGACGACTACGACCGCGACGGCCGGCGCAGACGCTCACGCAGCCGCAGCTACGACCGGCGCCGCTCGCGCAGCCCTTCCTACGAGCGCCGACGTAGGCGCTCGGAGAGCCCCCGAGA ATCTCGCGGGCGCCAGCACGGACGAGGAGGTAGCCGAGGTCGTGAAGAGGACAG GCACCGCCAGAAGCCCCGAAAAGAGTCGAGAGGACGGTCTCCTTCCAGATCAGCATCGCCGACCGAGCCCGCCGCCAAACCGGCGGCCGCCTCCCACTACGCCGAGGAAGACGCGCGGCAGGAACGCTCCCCGTCGCGTTCGCCATCCCGCTCGCAGTCCCGTTCGGTGTCCAGGTCTCGTTCACGCTCGCGTTCCTGGACGGGCCGCAAGTCAGGAGGACGCTAA
- the LOC119130246 gene encoding gap junction alpha-9 protein-like has product MGDWNFLGGILEEVHIHSTMVGKIWLTILFIFRMLVLGVAAEDVWNDEQSDFICNTEQPGCRNVCYDQAFPISLIRYWVLQVIFVSSPSLVYMGHAIYRLRALEKERHCKKVALRRELESVDAELADARRRIEKEMRGLEQGKLNKAPLRGSLLCTYVAHIVTRAVVEVSFMTGQLLLYGHRLSPLYKCERQPCPNMVDCFVSRPTEKTVFMVFMQVIACISLFLSLLEIMHLGYKKIKKGILGYYPHIKEDLDDYYVNKSKKNSMVQQVCVGASTGGRKATIPTAPTSYTLLLEKQGNGPNYPLLDAASAFVPVREDPAVKLVGFKEPKEAIPSPNDQNSNNTSSGTRSPPADKDGEEPDCAEYPASSDPAPSAALPAVARKSRKPNPQWNCSTVVEGNSSDSGDSYRGGSMKLRGGSGSAGPRARNPSSNSLRRPGRPRSPDSGGDASSASRGSHDSPSPAASSPNRRVSATSSGGSSSRRAPTDLQI; this is encoded by the exons atgggtGACTGGAATTTCCTGGGCGGCATCTTGGAGGAGGTGCACATCCACTCCACCATGGTGGGCAAGATCTGGCTGACCATCTTGTTCATCTTCCGCATGCTGGTGCTGGGCGTTGCCGCCGAAGACGTGTGGAACGACGAGCAGTCCGACTTCATCTGCAACACGGAGCAGCCGGGCTGCCGCAACGTTTGCTACGACCAGGCCTTTCCCATCTCGCTCATCCGCTACTGGGTCCTTCAG GTGATCTTCGTTTCTTCACCCTCACTGGTCTACATGGGCCACGCCATCTATCGGCTGCGCGCCCTGGAGAAGGAGCGCCACTGCAAGAAGGTAGCGCTGCGGCGCGAGCTGGAGTCGGTGGACGCCGAGTTGGCGGACGCCCGCCGCCGGATCGAGAAGGAGATGCGGGGGCTGGAGCAGGGCAAACTGAACAAGGCCCCGCTCAGGGGCTCGCTCCTATGCACCTACGTGGCGCACATCGTCACCCGCGCCGTGGTGGAGGTCAGTTTCATGACAGGCCAGTTGCTCCTCTACGGTCATCGCCTAAGCCCGCTCTACAAGTGCGAGCGCCAGCCCTGCCCCAACATGGTGGACTGCTTCGTGTCGAGGCCCACCGAGAAAACCGTCTTCATGGTGTTCATGCAGGTGATCGCCTGCATTTCCTTGTTCCTCAGCCTCCTGGAGATTATGCACTTGGGCTACAAGAAGATCAAAAAGGGCATTTTGGGTTATTACCCGCATATCAAGGAGGATCTGGACGACTACTACGTCAACAAATCCAAGAAGAACTCCATGGTGCAGCAAGTGTGCGTGGGCGCCTCCACGGGGGGCCGCAAGGCCACCATCCCCACGGCGCCCACTAGCTACACTTTGCTGCTGGAGAAGCAAGGTAACGGGCCCAACTACCCGCTGCTCGACGCCGCCTCTGCCTTCGTGCCCGTCCGGGAGGACCCGGCAGTCAAGCTAGTTGGCTTCAAGGAGCCCAAGGAGGCCATCCCCAGCCCCAACGATCAGAACAGCAACAACACGAGCAGCGGAACACGCTCGCCGCCCGCTGACAAGGACGGCGAGGAACCGGACTGCGCCGAGTACCCCGCTTCTTCCGACCCGGCCCCCTCTGCCGCTCTTCCGGCCGTGGCCCGGAAGTCCCGCAAACCAAATCCACAGTGGAACTGCTCCACGGTTGTCGAGGGCAACAGCTCGGACAGCGGCGACTCCTACCGGGGTGGCTCCATGAAGCTCCGCGGAGGAAGCGGAAGCGCGGGCCCCCGGGCCCGGAACCCGTCTTCCAACAGCCTGAGGAGGCCCGGCAGGCCTCGGAGCCCGGACTCGGGCGGAGACGCCAGCTCGGCGTCCCGAGGGAGCCATGATAGCCCCAGCCCCGCCGCTTCCTCCCCGAACCGCCGAGTGTCAGCCaccagcagcggcggcagcagcagcaggcgaGCACCCACCGATCTGCAGATCTGA
- the LOC119130411 gene encoding c-Myc-binding protein-like isoform X1 encodes MRHRGPLSTKARRRMESLSHDRPVCAETRRGKTDNTFEASAKECEGSIMSERVEFRRYLEQNGVLDALTNAMTALYNEVEKPDHAMDFLKRHIIALEAEALASQKAELEQKCQVLTVENQMLRSKLMQYEPSSETAD; translated from the exons ATGCGCCATCGAGGCCCGCTGAGCACGAAGGCACGAAGAAGAATGGAATCATTGAGCCATGATCGGCCTGTGTGCGCTGAAAcaaggaggggaaaaacagACAACACATTTGAAGCGTCAGCAAAAGAATGCGAG GGCTCAATAATGTCGGAGAGAGTGGAATTTAGAAGGTATCTTGAACAAAATGGGGTGCTTGACGCCTTGACAAACG CCATGACAGCACTTTACAACGAGGTTGAAAAACCCGACCATGCCATGGA TTTTTTGAAGCGTCACATCATCGCACTGGAGGCTGAGGCTCTTGCCTCTCAAAAAGCAGAGCTGGAGCAAAAGTGTCAGGTTCTCACGGTGGAGAATCAGATGCTGAGGAGCAAG cTGATGCAGTATGAGCCATCATCTGAAACGGCAGACTAG
- the LOC119130411 gene encoding c-Myc-binding protein-like isoform X2 — MAYKKGSIMSERVEFRRYLEQNGVLDALTNAMTALYNEVEKPDHAMDFLKRHIIALEAEALASQKAELEQKCQVLTVENQMLRSKLMQYEPSSETAD; from the exons ATGGCGTACAAAAAG GGCTCAATAATGTCGGAGAGAGTGGAATTTAGAAGGTATCTTGAACAAAATGGGGTGCTTGACGCCTTGACAAACG CCATGACAGCACTTTACAACGAGGTTGAAAAACCCGACCATGCCATGGA TTTTTTGAAGCGTCACATCATCGCACTGGAGGCTGAGGCTCTTGCCTCTCAAAAAGCAGAGCTGGAGCAAAAGTGTCAGGTTCTCACGGTGGAGAATCAGATGCTGAGGAGCAAG cTGATGCAGTATGAGCCATCATCTGAAACGGCAGACTAG
- the si:ch1073-513e17.1 gene encoding sialin isoform X3, with protein MAHTNGSYSINAAPSDQSEDDEPLLREVTTPPLCCSARLNLAVLMFLGIAVVYGLRVNLSVAMVAMVNTSQPVPGLNGSTVHTCPLPSGWDNTSQTFEQPEGTPQYPWDTETQGWLLGAFFFGYLCTQILGGYLSGRYGGRIFLGLGVLGTAALTLLTPLAAKWGPYWLFALRALEGVGEGVTFPAMMAMWAHWAPPLERSRLLSISGNGANFGAFLAMPLTGYICQALGWPAVFYICGGAGCLWAVLWFLLASDDPSTHRRISKEERDYIISSIRHQGSSHGWSVPVLSMLTSVPLWAIIITQMCYNWSFYTQFTSLPTYLSNILHFDLKSLCPTWRRGCAPHCQASWPTASSRGKSLASLPYANSSRSQACCFLPASSSQWPTRAAATRSPSSSSRSRRPPAAPAGLGST; from the exons ATGGCGCATACAAACGGCAGCTACTCCATCAACGCCGCGCCGTCAGACCAGAGCGAAGACGATGAGCCGCTCCTCCGCGAAGTTACAA CTCCCCCGCTATGCTGCTCGGCCCGCTTGAACCTGGCCGTCCTGATGTTCCTGGGCATCGCCGTGGTCTACGGCCTGCGTGTCAACCTCAGCGTGGCcatggttgccatggtgaaCACCAGCCAGCCGGTCCCGGGGCTCAACGGCTCCACGGTCCACACGTGTCCGCTCCCCAGCGGCTGGGACAACACCAGTCAGACCTTTGAGCAGCCTGAAGGG ACGCCGCAGTACCCGTGGGACACGGAGACTCAGGGCTGGCTGCTAGGGGCCTTCTTCTTCGGCTACCTGTGCACGCAAATCCTGGGGGGCTACCTGTCGGGGCGCTACGGCGGGAGGATCTTCCTTGGTTTGGGGGTGCTAGGCACGGCAGCACTCACGCTCCTCACGCCTCTGGCCGCCAAATGGGGACCCTACTGGCTCTTTGCCCTGCGAGCGCTCGAGGGAGTGGGCGAG GGCGTGACGTTCCCGGCCATGATGGCCATGTGGGCCCACTGGGCGCCACCCCTGGAGCGCTCTCGCCTGTTGTCGATTTCGGGGAACGGCGCCAACTTTGGCGCCTTTTTGGCTATGCCGCTCACCGGGTACATCTGCCAAGCACTGGGCTGGCCCGCCGTCTTCTACATCTGTG GGGGCGCCGGTTGCCTCTGGGCTGTCCTTTGGTTCCTCCTCGCGTCGGACGACCCCAGCACCCATCGGCGAATTAGCAAAGAGGAGCGAGATTACATCATCAGCTCCATCAGACATCAG GGTAGCAGTCACGGCTGGTCCGTGCCCGTGCTGAGCATGCTGACATCGGTGCCGCTGTGggccatcatcatcacacaGATGTGCTACAACTGGTCCTTCTACACGCAGTTCACCTCCCTGCCCACCTACTTGAGCAACATCCTGCACTTTGACCTCAAGTCG CTCTGCCCTACCTGGCGGCGTGGCTGTGCGCCACATTGTCAGGCTTCTTGGCCGACAGCCTCATCGAGAGGAAAGTCTTTAGCGTCACTACCGTACGCAAACTCTTCACGCTCACAG GCATGCTGTTTCCTGCCGGCTTCCTCCTCGCAGTGGCCTACTCGGGCTGCAGCCACGCGCTCACCATCGTCTTCTTCACGCTCACGTCGGCCACCGGCGGCACCAGCGGGGCTGGGGTCTACATGA
- the si:ch1073-513e17.1 gene encoding sialin isoform X2 encodes MAHTNGSYSINAAPSDQSEDDEPLLREVTTPPLCCSARLNLAVLMFLGIAVVYGLRVNLSVAMVAMVNTSQPVPGLNGSTVHTCPLPSGWDNTSQTFEQPEGGVTFPAMMAMWAHWAPPLERSRLLSISGNGANFGAFLAMPLTGYICQALGWPAVFYICGGAGCLWAVLWFLLASDDPSTHRRISKEERDYIISSIRHQGSSHGWSVPVLSMLTSVPLWAIIITQMCYNWSFYTQFTSLPTYLSNILHFDLKSNGFVSALPYLAAWLCATLSGFLADSLIERKVFSVTTVRKLFTLTGMLFPAGFLLAVAYSGCSHALTIVFFTLTSATGGTSGAGVYMNQIDIAPRYAGFLLGITNTFGTIPGVIAPIATGYFTHDHTLEGWRKVFWVCAGVNVCAAVFYTLLGSGEVQPWAIPEEESDVDEGKGTTRSVST; translated from the exons ATGGCGCATACAAACGGCAGCTACTCCATCAACGCCGCGCCGTCAGACCAGAGCGAAGACGATGAGCCGCTCCTCCGCGAAGTTACAA CTCCCCCGCTATGCTGCTCGGCCCGCTTGAACCTGGCCGTCCTGATGTTCCTGGGCATCGCCGTGGTCTACGGCCTGCGTGTCAACCTCAGCGTGGCcatggttgccatggtgaaCACCAGCCAGCCGGTCCCGGGGCTCAACGGCTCCACGGTCCACACGTGTCCGCTCCCCAGCGGCTGGGACAACACCAGTCAGACCTTTGAGCAGCCTGAAGGG GGCGTGACGTTCCCGGCCATGATGGCCATGTGGGCCCACTGGGCGCCACCCCTGGAGCGCTCTCGCCTGTTGTCGATTTCGGGGAACGGCGCCAACTTTGGCGCCTTTTTGGCTATGCCGCTCACCGGGTACATCTGCCAAGCACTGGGCTGGCCCGCCGTCTTCTACATCTGTG GGGGCGCCGGTTGCCTCTGGGCTGTCCTTTGGTTCCTCCTCGCGTCGGACGACCCCAGCACCCATCGGCGAATTAGCAAAGAGGAGCGAGATTACATCATCAGCTCCATCAGACATCAG GGTAGCAGTCACGGCTGGTCCGTGCCCGTGCTGAGCATGCTGACATCGGTGCCGCTGTGggccatcatcatcacacaGATGTGCTACAACTGGTCCTTCTACACGCAGTTCACCTCCCTGCCCACCTACTTGAGCAACATCCTGCACTTTGACCTCAAGTCG AACGGCTTTGTTTCAGCTCTGCCCTACCTGGCGGCGTGGCTGTGCGCCACATTGTCAGGCTTCTTGGCCGACAGCCTCATCGAGAGGAAAGTCTTTAGCGTCACTACCGTACGCAAACTCTTCACGCTCACAG GCATGCTGTTTCCTGCCGGCTTCCTCCTCGCAGTGGCCTACTCGGGCTGCAGCCACGCGCTCACCATCGTCTTCTTCACGCTCACGTCGGCCACCGGCGGCACCAGCGGGGCTGGGGTCTACATGAACCAGATCGACATCGCCCCGAG GTATGCTGGCTTTCTCCTGGGAATCACCAACACGTTCGGGACCATCCCCGGAGTCATTGCCCCCATCGCGACAGGATACTTTACTCATGAT CACACCCTTGAAGGCTGGAGGAAAGTCTTCTGGGTTTGCGCCGGCGTCAATGTGTGCGCCGCTGTCTTCTACACGCTGTTGGGAAGCGGCGAGGTCCAACCGTGGGCCATCCCGgaggaggaaagtgacgtggaCGAGGGGAAGGGGACCACCAGGTCCGTGTCTACTTAA
- the si:ch1073-513e17.1 gene encoding sialin isoform X1: MAHTNGSYSINAAPSDQSEDDEPLLREVTTPPLCCSARLNLAVLMFLGIAVVYGLRVNLSVAMVAMVNTSQPVPGLNGSTVHTCPLPSGWDNTSQTFEQPEGTPQYPWDTETQGWLLGAFFFGYLCTQILGGYLSGRYGGRIFLGLGVLGTAALTLLTPLAAKWGPYWLFALRALEGVGEGVTFPAMMAMWAHWAPPLERSRLLSISGNGANFGAFLAMPLTGYICQALGWPAVFYICGGAGCLWAVLWFLLASDDPSTHRRISKEERDYIISSIRHQGSSHGWSVPVLSMLTSVPLWAIIITQMCYNWSFYTQFTSLPTYLSNILHFDLKSNGFVSALPYLAAWLCATLSGFLADSLIERKVFSVTTVRKLFTLTGMLFPAGFLLAVAYSGCSHALTIVFFTLTSATGGTSGAGVYMNQIDIAPRYAGFLLGITNTFGTIPGVIAPIATGYFTHDHTLEGWRKVFWVCAGVNVCAAVFYTLLGSGEVQPWAIPEEESDVDEGKGTTRSVST; encoded by the exons ATGGCGCATACAAACGGCAGCTACTCCATCAACGCCGCGCCGTCAGACCAGAGCGAAGACGATGAGCCGCTCCTCCGCGAAGTTACAA CTCCCCCGCTATGCTGCTCGGCCCGCTTGAACCTGGCCGTCCTGATGTTCCTGGGCATCGCCGTGGTCTACGGCCTGCGTGTCAACCTCAGCGTGGCcatggttgccatggtgaaCACCAGCCAGCCGGTCCCGGGGCTCAACGGCTCCACGGTCCACACGTGTCCGCTCCCCAGCGGCTGGGACAACACCAGTCAGACCTTTGAGCAGCCTGAAGGG ACGCCGCAGTACCCGTGGGACACGGAGACTCAGGGCTGGCTGCTAGGGGCCTTCTTCTTCGGCTACCTGTGCACGCAAATCCTGGGGGGCTACCTGTCGGGGCGCTACGGCGGGAGGATCTTCCTTGGTTTGGGGGTGCTAGGCACGGCAGCACTCACGCTCCTCACGCCTCTGGCCGCCAAATGGGGACCCTACTGGCTCTTTGCCCTGCGAGCGCTCGAGGGAGTGGGCGAG GGCGTGACGTTCCCGGCCATGATGGCCATGTGGGCCCACTGGGCGCCACCCCTGGAGCGCTCTCGCCTGTTGTCGATTTCGGGGAACGGCGCCAACTTTGGCGCCTTTTTGGCTATGCCGCTCACCGGGTACATCTGCCAAGCACTGGGCTGGCCCGCCGTCTTCTACATCTGTG GGGGCGCCGGTTGCCTCTGGGCTGTCCTTTGGTTCCTCCTCGCGTCGGACGACCCCAGCACCCATCGGCGAATTAGCAAAGAGGAGCGAGATTACATCATCAGCTCCATCAGACATCAG GGTAGCAGTCACGGCTGGTCCGTGCCCGTGCTGAGCATGCTGACATCGGTGCCGCTGTGggccatcatcatcacacaGATGTGCTACAACTGGTCCTTCTACACGCAGTTCACCTCCCTGCCCACCTACTTGAGCAACATCCTGCACTTTGACCTCAAGTCG AACGGCTTTGTTTCAGCTCTGCCCTACCTGGCGGCGTGGCTGTGCGCCACATTGTCAGGCTTCTTGGCCGACAGCCTCATCGAGAGGAAAGTCTTTAGCGTCACTACCGTACGCAAACTCTTCACGCTCACAG GCATGCTGTTTCCTGCCGGCTTCCTCCTCGCAGTGGCCTACTCGGGCTGCAGCCACGCGCTCACCATCGTCTTCTTCACGCTCACGTCGGCCACCGGCGGCACCAGCGGGGCTGGGGTCTACATGAACCAGATCGACATCGCCCCGAG GTATGCTGGCTTTCTCCTGGGAATCACCAACACGTTCGGGACCATCCCCGGAGTCATTGCCCCCATCGCGACAGGATACTTTACTCATGAT CACACCCTTGAAGGCTGGAGGAAAGTCTTCTGGGTTTGCGCCGGCGTCAATGTGTGCGCCGCTGTCTTCTACACGCTGTTGGGAAGCGGCGAGGTCCAACCGTGGGCCATCCCGgaggaggaaagtgacgtggaCGAGGGGAAGGGGACCACCAGGTCCGTGTCTACTTAA
- the rpl11 gene encoding 60S ribosomal protein L11 isoform X1 → MSRTKSSDSEQSEKKENPMKELRIRKLCLNICVGESGDRLTRAAKVLEQLTGQTPVFSKARYTVRSFGIRRNEKIAVHCTVRGAKAEEILEKGLRVREYELRKNNFSDTGNFGFGIQEHIDLGIKYDPSIGIYGLDFYVVLGRPGFSIADKKRKRGRIGFKHRIRKEESMRWFQQKYDGVILPGK, encoded by the exons ATGTCACGCACCAAATCTTCCGATTCT GAACAGAGTGAGAAGAAGGAGAACCCCATGAAGGAGCTGCGTATCCGCAAGCTCTGCCTGAATATCTGCGTCGGCGAGAGCGGTGACAGATTGACCCGAGCCGCCAAAGTGCTCGAGCAGCTTACGGGACAGACGCCTGTCTTTTCTAAGG CTCGTTACACCGTGAGATCGTTCGGCATCCGCAGAAACGAGAAGATTGCCGTCCACTGCACAGTCCGCGGCGCCAAAGCCGAGGAGATCCTGGAGAAAGGACTTAGG GTGCGCGAGTACGAGCTGAGAAAGAACAACTTCTCCGATACCGGAAATTTTGGCTTTGGCATTCAGGAGCACATCGACCTGGGCATCAAGTACGACCCCAGCATCGGCATCTACGGACTTGACTTCTACGTG GTTCTGGGCCGACCCGGCTTCAGCATCGCAGACAAGAAACGGAAACGCGGCCGCATCGGCTTCAAGCACCGCATCCGCAAAGAGGAGTCCATGCGCTGGTTTCAGCAGAAG TACGATGGCGTCATCCTCCCCGGCAAGTAA
- the LOC119130257 gene encoding elongation factor 1-alpha — protein MGKEKTHINIVVIGHVDSGKSTSTGHLIYKCGGIDKRTIEKFEKEAAEMGKGSFKYAWVLDKLKAERERGITIDIALWKFETSRYYVTIIDAPGHRDFIKNMITGTSQADCAVLIVAAGVGEFEAGISKNGQTREHALLAFTLGVKQLIVGVNKMDSTEPPYSQKRFEEISKEVSTYIKKIGYNPLTVPFVPISGWHGDNMLETSEKMSWFKGWKVERKEGNANGTTLLEALDAILPPSRPTDKALRLPLQDVYKIGGIGTVPVGRVETGILKPGMVVTFAPTNLTTEVKSVEMHHESLPEAVPGDNVGFNVKNVSVKEIRRGFVAGDSKNDPPKGADNFNAQVIILNHPGQISEGYAPVLDCHTAHIACKFKELIEKIDRRSGKKLEDNPKFVKSGDAAIVKMIPQKPMVVEPFSSYPPLGRFAVRDMRQTVAVGVIKAVETKEVSGKTTKAAEKAQKKK, from the exons ATGGGCAAGGAAAAAACGCACATTAACATCGTGGTCATTGGCCATGTCGACTCCGGCAAGTCCACCTCCACCGGCCACTTGATCTACAAGTGCGGTGGTATCGACAAGAGAACCATCGAGAAGTTCGAGAAAGAGGCCGCTGAg ATGGGCAAGGGCTCTTTCAAGTACGCCTGGGTGCTGGACAAGCTGAAGGCAGAGCGTGAGCGTGGTATTACCATTGACATTGCTCTGTGGAAGTTTGAGACCAGCAGGTACTACGTGACCATCATTGATGCCCCTGGACACAGGGACTTCATCAAGAACATGATCACTGGCACATCTCAG GCTGATTGCGCCGTGCTGATCGTTGCTGCTGGCGTGGGTGAGTTTGAGGCTGGTATCTCTAAGAACGGCCAGACCCGTGAGCACGCCCTGCTGGCCTTCACCCTGGGTGTGAAGCAGCTCATCGTTGGAGTCAACAAGATGGACTCCACCGAGCCCCCTTACAGCCAGAAGCGTTTTGAGGAAATCTCGAAGGAAGTCAGCACCTATATCAAGAAGATCGGATACAACCCCCTCACCGTCCCCTTCGTCCCCATCTCTGGATGGCACGGAGACAACATGTTGGAGACCAGCGAGAAG ATGAGCTGGTTCAAGGGCTGGAAGGTTGAGCGCAAGGAGGGGAATGCCAATGGCACCACCCTGCTGGAGGCTCTGGATGCCATCCTCCCCCCATCACGCCCCACCGACAAGGCCCTCCGTCTGCCCCTGCAGGATGTCTACAAAATTGGAG GTATCGGAACAGTGCCCGTGGGCCGTGTGGAGACTGGTATTCTGAAGCCCGGCATGGTCGTCACCTTTGCTCCCACCAACCTGACAACTGAGGTCAAATCTGTGGAGATGCACCACGAGTCTCTGCCCGAGGCTGTCCCTGGCGACAACGTCGGCTTCAACGTCAAGAACGTGTCTGTCAAGGAGATCCGTCGTGGTTTCGTTGCCGGAGACAGCAAGAACGACCCACCCAAGGGTGCTGATAACTTCAATGCTCAG GTCATCATCCTGAACCACCCTGGCCAGATCAGTGAGGGCTATGCCCCCGTGCTGGACTGCCACACAGCTCACATTGCCTGCAAGTTCAAGGAGCTCATCGAGAAGATCGACAGGCGTTCCGGAAAGAAGCTTGAGGACAACCCCAAGTTTGTCAAGTCTGGAGATGCTGCTATTGTCAAGATGATCCCCCAGAAGCCCATGGTGGTGGAGCCCTTCTCTTCTTACCCTCCCCTTG GTCGCTTTGCCGTGCGTGACATGAGGCAGACGGTGGCCGTCGGTGTCATCAAGGCCGTGGAGACCAAGGAAGTGAGTGGAAAGACAACCAAGGCCGCAGAGAAGGCCCAGAAGAAGAAATGA